TCGCCGCGCTCACCGACGAACTGCTGCGGTGGCCGACATGACTGGAAAGCCATCACCACGCAGCAAGCGCGTCGGCATCGGTGTACGTCCCCCAGCGAATCCGCACGCCGAAGCGTGGATTCGCCAGGGCGACGCAGATGCCTTGCAGAAAGGCGACCTCTACACCGCTCGACTGACGCTTGACATCACGCCCGCCATGCGGGCGCGCATCAAGGTGTCGGCCTTCACGCGAGGCGTGACCGTAGCCGAACTGCTGCGCAGCCTGCTGGAGCGGGAGTTTCCCCCGGAGGGCACGCCGTGAACGCATCCGCTTCGACCGCCCACACCCCCAAAGCAAGTGCGCCCACGGCTGCACCGCCGCCGGCGCCTTCGACACTCGCCGGCCAGGCCGGCAACGTGCCGCTGACGCGCGTGGCGCTGACCTACATCGAACCCCGCTTCAAGCTCTACCTGCGCTTCGGCGAACCGGCGCGCACGCTCCAGCTCGACCGCTGGCGGCGCTGCGCCGTGTTCCTGCCGAACGCGGTTCTGTGCCGCATCCGTTGGCAGGCCAACGACTACGGCACGATCCGCTGGCAGCTCATGGTGATGCAGACCGCCACGCCGCTGGACGCCGTGCAACGCATCCCCGGCGTGCAGCCGGGCGCGCGTCTGCTGTTGCACGCCGAAGGCGATGCCAACGTTCGCGCCGTGCTGGAACGCATCGACGACATCGAGGCGCTGGGCATCGCAGCCGCAGACACATCGCCCGCGTACTGGCGCACGCTCGCGAACCGGCTCGCAGCGCGCTCGGCGTTACCCACATACACCACAGAACGGCACGCCGCCTGGCTGGCAGGGAGGGCATTGCCATGACCACGATTTCCACGACCGGCCCCGTGCCGCATCCTCGCTCGCGCCTGCGCACTCGCCTCGTGCTGGCAGGCTTCGCCACCGTCGGCCTCGCTGCGCTGGCCTGGGCTGCGTTCGTGCAGCCCCTGCCGCGAATGGCCTACAACCCGTCCGACAGCGTGGCGGTCGGTTGGTATCGCATCGAACCGTTCGACCCGCGCACCGCCTCGCGGCCACGTCCGCTGTCCGTGGACAGCATCGTGCTGGTGCCGCTGCCCGACAGGGCCGCCATGCTGGCTGCGCAGCGCAGTTACCTACCGACCCGCGTTCCGCTGCTCAAACGTGTGGGCGCAGTCGCGCCACAACACGTCTGCATCGTCGCCGGCCAGGTTCGCATCGACGGCGTGCCGGTGGCCGCCGCCCTGCCTGCCGACCGGCAGGGCCGACCGCTGCCATCCTTGCAGCTTTGCCGCCGTCTCGAACCGGGCGAACTGTTCCTCTTGAGCGTGACCAACCCAGCGTCGTTCGACAGCCGCTATTTCGGGCCGGTCAGTGCATCCACCGCGATCGGCGTTGCGCATCCGATCTGGCTGGAGACACGTCCATGATGGCCGCCGATTCGCTGCACTTTGCCGCGCCTCTCATCGTGCCATCGGGCATGTCGTTCTACTGTTCGTCGCCTTGTCATCGCACGTGCAGTGCGGGTGCATTCGCACCGCACTTCGCGCTGCCTTCGGCGCAGCCGTCCAACGTGCAGGCGTCTTGCCTCGAACGCGCCTGGCCTGCGGCCATTGGCGTGTTCGCCGGCGGGCTGGCTGCTGGTGCAGCAGCGCCGCCGGGCCGCCGATGCCCGGAGCGGGAGCGAGGGGCAAAGGCGGAAGGCAAGACAAAAGGACGCGGCACCGGGCCGCGTCGAAGGCCTGTCTGCACATGGGGGTGGCGCGGCACGGAGCGGCTTTGCCGCCGTGCCGCGTGGGGCGCGAGGCCCGCGCCAATGCAGGCATGTCCGCGTGCTTCGCACGCCCGGAGACGCCGGAGCTTGCCAGGGGCGCTGCCATGACCGACCGCCGCGACGACGATTTCCGGGTGCGCCCTGGCGCGCCGAAGAACCGAGGCAAAGGCCAGGGCCAGAGCTTCGTTTCCAAGGTGCTCAAGCGGGCTGGCAAAGCCAGCGGCGGCAAGTCGGCGGTGCGCCGTCCTGTCGCTGGCGGGAGCGGCCAGCACGCGGGCCAGCGGCCCGGCTCACGGCTTGGGCGCGGCCATACGGCAGCGCGCTTCGCAGGTGCAAAGCTGACACCCATGTCACGGCGCGTGACCGTCAAGACGCTGCTGGTCAACCAGCGCAACGCCAGCCCGCAGTCGCTCGCCAAGCACCTGCGCTACATCGAGCGCGACGGTGCCGGCCGGGACGGCGAGCCGGGCCGTGCCTACGGGCCGCAGACCGACCATGCCGACCTCGATGCCTTCAAGGAACGCTGCCAGGACGACCGACACCATTTCCGTTTCATTGTTTCCCCGGAAGACGGAGCCGAGCTGGACGACCTGCGCACCTACACCCGGCACCTGATGAACCGCATGGAGGCCGACCTGGGAACGCGGCTGGATTGGGTGGCGGTCGATCACTGGAACACCGACAACCCGCACACGCACCTGATCGTGCGCGGACGCGACGATACCGGCAGAGACCTCGTCATCGCGGGCGACTACATCGCCCACGGCTTCCGCCATCGCGCCGCCGAGCTGGCGACGGAATGGCTGGGGCCGCGCACCGAACTGGAGATCCAGCAGACCTGGCAGCGCGAGGTGAAGCAAGAGCGGTGGACGAGCCTCGACCGCACGTTGCAGCGCGAGGTCGGCGAGGATGACCGGGTGCGGATCGAACGCTTCAACGAACCGACGTTGCAACGCCAGCGCCTGCTACTGATCGGCCGGCTGCAACGCTTGCAGCGGCTCGGCCTGGCCGACGAGGTGCAGCCCAGCACCTGGGCCATCCATGCCGACGCTGAGAAGACCCTGCGTGCCCTGGGCGAGCGTGGCGACATCATCCGCACCATGCAGCGCGCCATGAGCGGCCAGCCGCGCGAGCTGGCGGTATTCGAGCCGGCCGACGACGGCCGTACCCTCGTCGGCCGCGTGGCCGCCAAGGGGCTGGCCGACGAGCTGCACGACCGCGGCTATCTGGTCATCGACGGCGTGGACGGCAAGGCCCACTACGTCGCTTTGAACGCCCGCGACGAACTGGCGAGCTACCCCACCGGCGCGGTGGTGGAGGTGCGTGGTTCCGCCGAGGTACGGGCGGCGGACAAGAACATCGCCGCACTGGCGAGCGATGGCCTGTACCGTACCGATCATCACCTGGCGATCGAGCAAGGCCGAGCCAAGCCCGGCCGCGACCCGCAGGAAGTCGTCGCGGCCCACGTCCGACGGCTGGAAGCCCTGCGCCGGGCCGGCATCGTGGAGCGCGTGGCGGAAGGGCTATGGAAAGTGCCGGACGACCTATCCGAGCGTGGGCGCCAGTACGATGCGCAGCGACTGGGCGGCGTGGCCGTGGACCTGAAATCTCACCTGCCGATCGAGCGGCAGGCCCGCGTGATCGGCGCCACCTGGCTCGACCAGCAACTGATCGGCGGCGGCCGGGGATTGGGCGACCTGGGCTTTGGTGGCGATGCCAAGCAAGCCTTGCAGCAGCGCGCCGACTTCCTCGAAGAACAGGGGCTGGCCCAGCGGCGTGGGCAGCGGGTGATTCTCTCCCGGAATCTGCTGGAAACGCTGCGCAATCGGGAGCTGGCGCAGGCCGCCCAGCACATTGCCGCCGATAGTGGGTTGGAGCATCGGCACGTCACAGACGGGCAGCGCGTAGCCGGCATCTACCGGCGCTCGGTCATTCTCGCCAGCGGTCGCTATGCGCTGCTCGATGACGGCATGGGGTTCAGTCTGGTGCCTTGGCGGCCGATAATCGAGCCACGACTGGGGCAGCAGATCGCCGCGACTGTACGCGGCGGCGGTGTGTCATGGGAGGTTGGACGGCAACGAGGTCCTGGGATTGGATAGGGGCCGTAGGCTGTCGTACCGAGTTAAGGTGTCGAGCAGCGTTCTGGCCCTAGCTTCTGTGCTCCGTTAAGGCGACTAGTCTGTGCTTATCGCCGACGCTGTGGGTGCATGGTTGCTTGCCGATTCCGGTGCAACTCGCAAACGCGCTGCCCCGACCTGAACTGCCCATTCAACGATCTGCCCGGCCAACACGTCCGTCGCGACACCGAACGCGCTCACCACATCTGCCTCTCGCTTGCTGCCTGTAGCTTGGATTGCTTCGAAGCGTCTACTGGCAATAGCAGTCCGTTTGGCCGGATCGACCAGTTGCACATCGAGCCGAACCCGAACCGCGGCGATCGCTTCAGTGCCGCGGTATTCGAGCTGGAACGCCCGTAGCGTACTGCGCAACTCCATATCGGCGCTCATTGGCGTGCTATCGGTAATCACCGAAGTCGACCGCCCATCGCGCATGAAGGCTTCGACGATTCGGTCGCGTAGCAGCACCGGTGCGGGGTCGGCCCAACGCACTCCTTGCCAAGCCGACAAGCGACCATCGGGCTGCGCAATGAAAAGCCGCTCCGAATCCAGGACGCGACTACTCTCAGGGGCGTAGACGCGCAGCGCCCCAGGTCCAGGAACGGCGCGTGGCGTACTCTCCGCCTGGGCGATGTGATAGTCGGGCAGTTTGTAGGTGACCATTGGAGCTGTTTTGGGAAGCACACTGCACGCGGACAAGCCGAGTACTAGCGTCATAGTCGCGGCAGCGACGGGAATCATCCTGGCGGAAGTGTTCACGGCTTGGTTTCCTCAATGTTCTCTCCACCGAGCAGGTATTGCGCCGGATTGCGATCCAGTCGGCGCAGCACGGTGTTTAGATTGGCCAGCGCCTGCTGGAGTTCGTGCATGGCAGGGCCTGTGGCGGCCATGCCTTGGTTCAGCGATTCCTGATTGTTTTGCAGTAGCGTCTCAACCCTGAAAGCGGCGCGTTCGAGGGATGCCGTTGCATCACGCGTGTTCACCATGATTTGCTTACCATCGTTATTTAGTAGCAGGTTGGCATCGCGAAGAGTGCTATTTGCTTGGCGCACGGCAGCTGTCGATTCTCTGCTTGCTTCGGTCAGATTGCTGATTAACGTCGCGATCTCGGCCCTCTGGTCAGCGACCGCGCCCGTAGTCTGTTCGAGATTCACTAGACTGCGGTGCACAAGAGCCAAATTCTCCTTCGACAGTAACTCCTGCGTGCGCAGCAAGATGCCGTTGAGTGTCGTCATGCTGTTACCCTCGCCGGAGACCAGGGATGCCATCGCCGAACGTGGCGCGAGGATCAACGGTTCCTCGTCCTCTTTCCGATCCAGCAATGGCACGTTTGGCCCACCGTCGCTCAACTCGATCACCGCGTTGCCGGTAATTCCCGTGATGACCAATTCAGCGCGGGTATCCTGCCGGACCGGGATGGTGGCATTGATACGCACGCGCGCTATCGCCCGCCTTGGGTCAGGCGGCGAAAGAGAAAGTGCAACGACTTCGCCAATCGTGATTCCGCTGTACTGAACCTGGCTGCCGGGCGTAAGCCCGGTCACTGGCTCATCGAACATGATCCGGTAATACTGGTAATCGTGGTCGGAACGTGTGTCGCTGAGCCAGAGCGCGAAGCCGATACCAATCGCACCGAGCAGCACGACGAACAGACCAATGAATACATGATGGGCACGTGGCTCCATGATCAGACCACCTCGTTTTCAGAGTGTAAATATTGCGTGCGCCCAGCCCAATGCGTGCGCGACGGAAGAATGATGCAGATGCGGAAGGGTTTCATGGCTGCGTC
This window of the Pseudomonas mosselii genome carries:
- a CDS encoding relaxase/mobilization nuclease and DUF3363 domain-containing protein; amino-acid sequence: MTDRRDDDFRVRPGAPKNRGKGQGQSFVSKVLKRAGKASGGKSAVRRPVAGGSGQHAGQRPGSRLGRGHTAARFAGAKLTPMSRRVTVKTLLVNQRNASPQSLAKHLRYIERDGAGRDGEPGRAYGPQTDHADLDAFKERCQDDRHHFRFIVSPEDGAELDDLRTYTRHLMNRMEADLGTRLDWVAVDHWNTDNPHTHLIVRGRDDTGRDLVIAGDYIAHGFRHRAAELATEWLGPRTELEIQQTWQREVKQERWTSLDRTLQREVGEDDRVRIERFNEPTLQRQRLLLIGRLQRLQRLGLADEVQPSTWAIHADAEKTLRALGERGDIIRTMQRAMSGQPRELAVFEPADDGRTLVGRVAAKGLADELHDRGYLVIDGVDGKAHYVALNARDELASYPTGAVVEVRGSAEVRAADKNIAALASDGLYRTDHHLAIEQGRAKPGRDPQEVVAAHVRRLEALRRAGIVERVAEGLWKVPDDLSERGRQYDAQRLGGVAVDLKSHLPIERQARVIGATWLDQQLIGGGRGLGDLGFGGDAKQALQQRADFLEEQGLAQRRGQRVILSRNLLETLRNRELAQAAQHIAADSGLEHRHVTDGQRVAGIYRRSVILASGRYALLDDGMGFSLVPWRPIIEPRLGQQIAATVRGGGVSWEVGRQRGPGIG
- a CDS encoding MlaD family protein, with protein sequence MEPRAHHVFIGLFVVLLGAIGIGFALWLSDTRSDHDYQYYRIMFDEPVTGLTPGSQVQYSGITIGEVVALSLSPPDPRRAIARVRINATIPVRQDTRAELVITGITGNAVIELSDGGPNVPLLDRKEDEEPLILAPRSAMASLVSGEGNSMTTLNGILLRTQELLSKENLALVHRSLVNLEQTTGAVADQRAEIATLISNLTEASRESTAAVRQANSTLRDANLLLNNDGKQIMVNTRDATASLERAAFRVETLLQNNQESLNQGMAATGPAMHELQQALANLNTVLRRLDRNPAQYLLGGENIEETKP
- a CDS encoding S26 family signal peptidase, with amino-acid sequence MTTISTTGPVPHPRSRLRTRLVLAGFATVGLAALAWAAFVQPLPRMAYNPSDSVAVGWYRIEPFDPRTASRPRPLSVDSIVLVPLPDRAAMLAAQRSYLPTRVPLLKRVGAVAPQHVCIVAGQVRIDGVPVAAALPADRQGRPLPSLQLCRRLEPGELFLLSVTNPASFDSRYFGPVSASTAIGVAHPIWLETRP
- a CDS encoding DUF2840 domain-containing protein; the encoded protein is MNASASTAHTPKASAPTAAPPPAPSTLAGQAGNVPLTRVALTYIEPRFKLYLRFGEPARTLQLDRWRRCAVFLPNAVLCRIRWQANDYGTIRWQLMVMQTATPLDAVQRIPGVQPGARLLLHAEGDANVRAVLERIDDIEALGIAAADTSPAYWRTLANRLAARSALPTYTTERHAAWLAGRALP
- a CDS encoding ABC-type transport auxiliary lipoprotein family protein; the protein is MNTSARMIPVAAATMTLVLGLSACSVLPKTAPMVTYKLPDYHIAQAESTPRAVPGPGALRVYAPESSRVLDSERLFIAQPDGRLSAWQGVRWADPAPVLLRDRIVEAFMRDGRSTSVITDSTPMSADMELRSTLRAFQLEYRGTEAIAAVRVRLDVQLVDPAKRTAIASRRFEAIQATGSKREADVVSAFGVATDVLAGQIVEWAVQVGAARLRVAPESASNHAPTASAISTD